The Verrucomicrobiota bacterium genome has a window encoding:
- a CDS encoding sialidase family protein, whose product MKGKMIAPLMCWLVTATAAFSAASEPVIPPLNATPGPEYADEVRMFQGIPAIERAPNGRLWAAWYGGGITEDKNNYIILDTSGDDGRTWQRALILDPDRDGPVRAFDPCLWHDPAGKLWLFWAQRPDSRPADCMAITTTESGNAKATWSAPRRFFEGIMMNKPTVAADGRWLAPAAVWFSNDSAHVMATVDQGKTYTQIGAANIPDRKDRNCDEHMLVQKRDQSLWLLVRTRYGIGESVSKDGGKTWPEVVPSPIPHPTTRFFIRRLSSGNLLLVRHDPPNNARTRSHLKAFLSEDDGQTWKGGLLLDERRNVSYPDGVQASNGLLYVIYDWERQRDKEILMATFREADVLQGTMVSPDGRLRARINQATGTNAPATVQGKRAANEDGKPLLKGPAPEIEYGEGEADVMNPGAKLFLDRNYTAQEVPAALRGNKFVRFNIGGGRILCRQPGVVYLITPSAGRQRDSLAEALLKSGFEKVKLPEFLMFDGEQNVCTVFQKRLVKEEALNVEKWGILVLPGQEAKLSRISSVELAADTETLKLWDPQVPFPPYDEMPDLPVVTHVQVERAVQGGYHYLHEPALAWHKNVLHAGWANHRLFEINVKDELLRGTTSTDGGLTWAPAKIWAEKPLLGGESFNHPVLYSHQGKLWGFFTRWEKEQPRTELFTLDEAAGTWQPLNQHIPGFIPFTPPRKLRDGNWIIGGELLWYEAAVAISYGDDFTRWDVVQIPRPESIKLMFPETTFLEQGNALVAICRPKDAKTAPASVSTDCGRTWTPLRQSNFPLAASKPLSGRLSTGQQYLITGNLEQGRNLMSIAVTAPGDQTLCRIWKIRHQQSPKRRLLGSQDGKKTHVGNSTEWSYPAAVEHDGKLYIIYTQGKEDCALSIIPVTALAVK is encoded by the coding sequence ATGAAAGGCAAAATGATCGCTCCCCTCATGTGCTGGCTGGTGACGGCAACCGCCGCGTTCAGCGCCGCCAGTGAGCCGGTTATTCCACCGCTCAATGCCACGCCCGGCCCGGAATACGCCGATGAGGTGCGCATGTTCCAAGGGATCCCGGCCATCGAACGCGCACCCAATGGCCGGCTCTGGGCGGCGTGGTACGGCGGCGGCATCACCGAAGACAAAAACAACTACATCATACTCGATACCAGTGGCGACGACGGCCGTACCTGGCAACGGGCGCTGATCCTGGATCCCGACCGCGACGGGCCGGTGCGCGCGTTCGACCCCTGCCTCTGGCACGACCCCGCCGGCAAGCTCTGGCTCTTCTGGGCGCAGCGGCCGGACAGCCGGCCGGCCGATTGCATGGCGATCACCACCACTGAATCGGGCAATGCCAAAGCGACGTGGTCGGCACCGCGCCGGTTTTTTGAGGGCATCATGATGAACAAGCCGACAGTTGCGGCAGACGGGCGCTGGCTGGCGCCGGCGGCGGTCTGGTTCAGCAACGATAGCGCGCACGTCATGGCCACGGTGGACCAAGGGAAGACCTACACGCAAATCGGCGCCGCCAACATCCCGGATAGGAAAGACCGCAACTGCGATGAACACATGCTGGTGCAAAAGCGCGACCAAAGCCTCTGGCTGCTTGTACGCACCCGCTACGGCATCGGAGAAAGCGTTTCCAAGGATGGCGGCAAGACCTGGCCAGAGGTCGTTCCCAGCCCGATCCCCCACCCCACCACGCGCTTTTTCATCCGCCGCCTCAGCAGCGGCAACCTATTGCTGGTGCGACATGATCCCCCCAATAACGCCCGCACGCGCTCCCATCTCAAAGCCTTCCTGTCGGAAGATGATGGCCAGACCTGGAAAGGCGGTCTGCTGCTGGATGAGCGGCGCAATGTCTCCTATCCCGACGGAGTGCAAGCCAGCAATGGACTCCTCTATGTCATCTACGATTGGGAACGCCAACGCGACAAGGAAATCCTGATGGCCACGTTCCGCGAAGCGGATGTGCTCCAGGGAACAATGGTGTCGCCCGATGGCCGCTTGCGGGCGCGCATCAACCAGGCCACCGGCACCAATGCCCCCGCCACCGTGCAAGGCAAGCGCGCAGCAAACGAGGACGGCAAACCGTTGCTCAAAGGACCGGCGCCGGAAATCGAGTACGGCGAAGGCGAAGCGGATGTGATGAACCCCGGCGCCAAGCTTTTCCTGGATCGCAATTACACGGCTCAGGAAGTGCCGGCGGCACTGCGCGGCAATAAGTTTGTCCGGTTCAACATCGGGGGCGGGCGCATCCTCTGCCGTCAACCCGGCGTGGTCTATCTGATCACCCCTTCGGCCGGACGGCAGCGAGACAGCCTGGCGGAGGCGCTTTTGAAGAGCGGTTTTGAAAAAGTCAAACTTCCGGAATTCCTGATGTTCGATGGGGAACAAAATGTGTGCACGGTTTTCCAAAAGCGACTGGTCAAAGAAGAGGCCTTGAATGTGGAGAAGTGGGGAATCCTGGTGCTACCCGGTCAGGAAGCGAAACTCAGCCGGATCTCTTCGGTTGAACTCGCGGCGGATACCGAGACCCTGAAGTTGTGGGATCCGCAAGTGCCCTTCCCGCCTTACGATGAGATGCCCGATCTGCCCGTGGTGACCCATGTACAAGTAGAGCGCGCGGTCCAAGGCGGCTACCACTACCTGCATGAACCTGCCCTTGCCTGGCACAAAAATGTTCTGCATGCCGGCTGGGCCAATCACCGGCTTTTTGAGATCAACGTGAAAGACGAACTGCTGCGGGGCACCACCTCCACCGATGGCGGCCTCACCTGGGCTCCCGCCAAGATCTGGGCGGAGAAGCCGCTGCTCGGGGGCGAGTCCTTTAATCATCCCGTGCTGTATTCGCATCAGGGCAAGCTCTGGGGATTCTTCACCCGCTGGGAAAAGGAACAGCCACGCACGGAACTGTTCACCCTGGACGAAGCCGCCGGTACCTGGCAACCGCTCAACCAGCACATCCCCGGCTTCATTCCGTTTACCCCGCCGCGCAAGCTGCGGGATGGCAACTGGATCATCGGCGGCGAACTGCTTTGGTACGAGGCGGCGGTCGCGATCAGCTACGGGGATGATTTCACGCGATGGGACGTGGTGCAAATCCCCCGGCCGGAAAGCATCAAACTGATGTTCCCGGAAACCACCTTCCTGGAACAGGGCAATGCCCTGGTGGCCATTTGCCGGCCCAAGGATGCCAAGACCGCCCCGGCCTCCGTCAGCACGGATTGCGGACGCACCTGGACACCGTTGCGCCAGAGTAATTTTCCGTTGGCCGCCAGCAAACCGCTCAGCGGACGGCTCAGCACCGGCCAGCAATACCTCATCACGGGCAATCTGGAACAAGGTCGCAACCTGATGAGCATTGCGGTGACCGCCCCCGGTGACCAGACGCTTTGCCGGATTTGGAAAATCCGCCACCAGCAGTCCCCCAAGCGCCGCCTGCTGGGCAGCCAGGACGGCAAAAAGACGCATGTGGGCAACAGCACCGAATGGTCTTATCCGGCGGCCGTGGAGCACGACGGCAAACTGTACATCATCTACACCCAGGGCAAGGAAGACTGTGCGCTGTCCATCATTCCGGTGACCGCGCTGGCGGTGAAGTGA
- a CDS encoding DEAD/DEAH box helicase family protein — protein sequence MMNAETTRSVSGALRSCASWADVERCCRQLTEQQKGDLFEQLVKAYLLLEPEYASKLRHVWLQRDVPSAVREKLKLPATDQGIDLVAETRDGEFWAVQCKFRQPTDRSLAWREISTFTGLAFGVCRGFSFGIICSTTERITHVLKDQERIGFCALDVWQGLDAEFFARLRAHLAHQSESLAPLKPRPHQKGAVKDGYHHFVVKKAKRGKLIMPCGSGKSLTAYWIADQLQARRIVIAVPSLALIRQTLKVWLRETLANGRAVEWICVCSDESAGRIERDDVAVLRQDLGVPCLTAPEDIAAWLKRKHHGWTVVFTTYQSGEALARAARSAKFRFDLGIMDEAHKTVGAADKLFSHLLHDANLPIRRRLFMTATERRYVGQSDAVLSMDNPAIYGETFHLLSFKRALEYAPPILSDYKIISICVSRDEVAELIRKNVFVKPDQGRWSREIEADMLASLIALRKAMVRHPIRHAVSFHGSIQRAELFKAHNEAFTRAFPRYGGLETFHVSGRTPTGTRARIIGDFAQARRGLVTNARCLTEGVDVPGIDCVLFADPRRSAVDIVQAVGRALRPSPGKKLGYVIVPILHDADALPEDIFESDSFQEVLTTLRALAANDDRIIEYFRGVSQGRQRTSGGSVEFDVGERLAKRINLAQFVREIDLKCWNRLAKLSWRPFEEAREFARSLQLNNRIEWNTFCKGKMLRLGYLPVDIPQKPERIYADKGWKGVGDWLGTGRIANQLKTYRPFSAARAFVHTLKLRSRDEWIAYCGGRMCHLGRMPADIPLHPNLSYASVGWKGMGDWLGTGTVATRLREFRPFHMARAFARRLKLNNRDEWSNFCKGGMPKLGQLPKDIPASPERTYADKGWKGMGDWLGTSRLATNFRTYRPFYKAREFARKLKLKSGTEWFAFCKGELPKLGRLPADIPVSPKNTYIGKGWKGMGDWLGTGTVAPSLRQFRPFREARSFARKLGLKSSSEWRAFCKGEIPQLGRRPNDIPAKPYRTYSSKGWQGMGDWIGTKRVADQLKKYRVFREARIFVRKLKLKNRDEWSTFCKGHLPHLEKLPSDIPAGPARTYADKGWKGMGDWLGTGTVANQLKQFRPFPQARSFVRKLKLKSKTEWQDFCKGKMHHLGRLPKDIPANPSHTFAKKGWRGYGDWLGTGNVANFLKEYRSFHNARKFTRNLKLKNQLEWRAFCMGKMCHLGRLPKDIPANPSGTYAKKGWRGYGDWLGTGSICPRLKQYRPFVSARSFVRKLKLKNNTEWCAYCKGEVPHLGQFPKDIPATPQTVYLGKGWKGYGDWLGTGTVATFLRKYRSFHEARAFVRDLKLKSRTEWFAFIRGEITQLGRFPMDIPTNPNKTYSSKGWRGMGDWLGTGRTHRVKASKPK from the coding sequence ATGATGAATGCTGAAACAACTCGGTCAGTATCTGGCGCGCTCCGGAGCTGTGCTTCCTGGGCGGACGTCGAGCGCTGTTGTCGTCAGCTCACCGAACAACAGAAGGGCGACCTGTTCGAGCAACTCGTCAAAGCCTACCTCCTGCTGGAGCCGGAATATGCGAGCAAGCTCCGGCACGTCTGGCTGCAACGGGACGTGCCATCCGCCGTGCGAGAAAAGCTCAAGCTCCCCGCCACCGATCAGGGCATTGATCTCGTGGCCGAGACCCGGGATGGCGAGTTCTGGGCTGTCCAATGCAAGTTTCGTCAGCCAACCGATCGCTCCCTGGCCTGGCGCGAAATCTCCACCTTCACCGGCCTCGCCTTTGGTGTGTGTCGCGGCTTCTCGTTTGGCATTATCTGCTCCACTACCGAGCGCATCACACACGTGCTCAAGGATCAGGAGCGCATCGGGTTCTGCGCGCTCGATGTGTGGCAGGGGCTTGACGCCGAATTCTTCGCCCGCTTGCGGGCTCACCTTGCTCATCAATCCGAATCGCTGGCCCCCTTGAAACCGCGTCCGCATCAAAAGGGTGCGGTCAAGGACGGGTACCATCACTTTGTCGTCAAAAAGGCGAAGCGCGGCAAGCTCATCATGCCGTGCGGCAGCGGCAAGAGCCTAACCGCCTATTGGATTGCGGATCAGCTCCAGGCCCGACGTATCGTCATTGCCGTGCCCAGCCTCGCCCTCATCCGGCAGACCCTCAAGGTGTGGCTGCGCGAAACCCTGGCCAACGGCCGGGCCGTGGAGTGGATTTGCGTGTGCAGCGATGAATCCGCCGGTCGCATCGAGCGTGATGACGTCGCCGTGCTGCGGCAGGATCTCGGCGTTCCTTGCCTCACGGCCCCGGAGGATATTGCCGCGTGGCTGAAACGAAAGCACCACGGGTGGACGGTCGTCTTCACCACCTACCAGAGCGGCGAGGCCCTCGCCCGGGCGGCGCGCTCCGCCAAATTCCGCTTTGACCTCGGTATCATGGATGAGGCACACAAGACCGTGGGTGCCGCGGACAAGCTGTTCTCCCACCTGCTGCACGATGCGAACCTGCCCATCCGCCGCCGCCTGTTCATGACCGCCACCGAGCGGCGCTACGTGGGCCAGAGCGACGCGGTGTTGAGCATGGATAACCCCGCCATCTACGGTGAGACCTTCCATCTGCTCTCCTTCAAGCGGGCGCTGGAATATGCCCCGCCCATCCTCAGTGATTACAAGATCATCAGCATCTGCGTCTCCCGCGATGAGGTCGCGGAACTGATCCGGAAAAATGTCTTTGTCAAACCGGACCAGGGACGGTGGAGCCGGGAGATCGAGGCCGATATGCTCGCCTCCCTCATCGCGCTGCGCAAGGCGATGGTCCGGCATCCCATCCGCCATGCGGTGTCGTTCCACGGCAGCATCCAGCGGGCGGAACTGTTCAAGGCCCATAACGAGGCCTTCACCCGCGCGTTCCCCAGGTATGGTGGCCTGGAAACGTTCCATGTCTCCGGGCGCACCCCTACCGGCACCCGTGCCCGCATCATTGGCGATTTTGCGCAGGCCAGGCGCGGCCTGGTTACCAATGCCCGGTGCCTTACCGAGGGCGTGGATGTGCCGGGCATTGATTGCGTGCTGTTTGCCGATCCGCGCCGGAGCGCGGTGGACATCGTCCAGGCTGTGGGCCGCGCCCTGCGTCCGAGTCCTGGCAAAAAACTGGGCTATGTCATCGTGCCGATCCTTCACGATGCGGACGCCCTGCCGGAGGACATCTTCGAGTCAGACTCGTTTCAGGAAGTGCTCACCACCCTCCGCGCCCTGGCCGCCAACGACGACCGCATCATCGAATATTTCCGTGGCGTCTCCCAAGGTCGGCAACGCACCAGTGGCGGCAGCGTCGAGTTCGACGTGGGCGAACGTCTCGCCAAACGGATTAACCTCGCCCAGTTCGTTCGCGAAATTGATCTCAAGTGCTGGAATCGCCTAGCTAAATTGTCGTGGCGCCCGTTTGAAGAAGCGCGTGAGTTTGCCAGGTCACTTCAACTTAACAATCGGATCGAATGGAATACCTTTTGTAAGGGTAAAATGCTGCGGCTAGGGTATTTGCCTGTAGATATACCACAAAAACCTGAGAGGATTTATGCAGATAAAGGTTGGAAAGGCGTAGGCGATTGGTTGGGGACTGGAAGAATTGCCAATCAACTCAAGACATACCGTCCGTTCAGCGCTGCGCGCGCATTTGTTCATACCCTCAAACTTAGAAGTCGAGATGAATGGATTGCATATTGCGGTGGAAGGATGTGCCACCTTGGCCGGATGCCAGCTGATATCCCGTTACATCCCAATCTGTCTTATGCTAGCGTAGGTTGGAAAGGCATGGGTGATTGGCTAGGAACAGGCACAGTTGCGACACGCCTTAGAGAATTTCGTCCATTCCATATGGCGCGTGCATTTGCTCGCAGGCTGAAATTAAATAACCGAGATGAATGGTCCAATTTTTGTAAAGGTGGGATGCCAAAGCTGGGGCAGTTACCTAAAGATATTCCCGCCAGTCCGGAGAGAACATATGCCGATAAAGGCTGGAAGGGGATGGGCGATTGGCTAGGGACCAGCAGATTAGCAACGAATTTCAGAACATACCGTCCATTCTACAAGGCGCGTGAGTTTGCTCGCAAACTGAAATTGAAGAGTGGAACGGAGTGGTTTGCTTTCTGCAAAGGAGAGTTGCCAAAATTAGGGCGACTGCCTGCAGATATTCCAGTTTCCCCTAAAAACACATACATAGGCAAGGGCTGGAAGGGCATGGGCGATTGGTTGGGAACCGGCACGGTTGCGCCAAGCCTGAGACAGTTCCGTCCGTTTCGGGAAGCCCGGTCATTTGCCCGTAAGCTTGGTCTCAAAAGTAGCTCCGAATGGCGTGCTTTCTGTAAAGGTGAAATACCGCAGCTAGGACGACGACCCAACGATATTCCGGCAAAACCATATAGGACTTACTCCAGCAAAGGATGGCAAGGAATGGGGGATTGGATTGGAACCAAGAGAGTGGCAGACCAACTAAAAAAATATCGTGTATTCAGAGAAGCGCGGATTTTTGTCCGTAAACTTAAACTTAAAAATCGAGATGAATGGTCTACCTTTTGTAAAGGCCATCTGCCTCATCTTGAAAAGTTACCATCTGACATTCCGGCTGGACCCGCACGGACTTATGCTGACAAAGGCTGGAAAGGTATGGGGGATTGGTTGGGGACAGGTACTGTTGCGAATCAGCTAAAGCAGTTTCGCCCGTTTCCCCAAGCTCGTTCTTTTGTTCGCAAGCTCAAGCTCAAGAGTAAAACTGAATGGCAAGACTTTTGTAAGGGAAAAATGCATCATTTGGGGCGACTACCCAAGGATATCCCGGCCAACCCCAGCCATACTTTCGCTAAAAAAGGTTGGAGGGGTTACGGCGACTGGCTAGGAACTGGCAACGTAGCAAACTTCTTAAAGGAATATCGCTCTTTTCATAACGCGCGAAAATTCACCCGAAATTTAAAGCTTAAGAATCAACTTGAATGGCGAGCTTTTTGTATGGGTAAAATGTGTCATTTGGGGCGACTGCCCAAGGACATTCCGGCTAATCCCAGCGGCACTTACGCTAAAAAAGGTTGGAGAGGTTACGGCGACTGGCTGGGGACAGGTTCGATTTGTCCTCGGCTTAAGCAATATCGTCCGTTTGTTTCGGCGCGGTCCTTCGTCCGTAAGCTTAAACTTAAAAACAATACCGAATGGTGTGCCTACTGTAAGGGCGAGGTGCCGCATTTAGGGCAGTTTCCAAAGGATATCCCTGCAACTCCGCAAACTGTGTATTTGGGGAAAGGCTGGAAAGGGTATGGAGATTGGCTGGGAACCGGTACTGTGGCAACTTTCTTGCGGAAATATCGTTCTTTTCACGAGGCACGAGCATTTGTCAGAGATCTCAAACTAAAGAGTCGTACCGAGTGGTTTGCTTTTATCAGGGGCGAGATAACGCAGTTGGGACGATTCCCCATGGATATTCCCACTAACCCAAATAAGACCTACAGTAGCAAAGGCTGGAGAGGAATGGGGGATTGGTTAGGAACCGGAAGAACCCACCGCGTCAAGGCATCAAAGCCTAAGTGA
- a CDS encoding type II secretion system protein, giving the protein MISSTTTWKDGSARQNRRRAFTLVELLVVVAIIGILSALLLPALGWSKLKAQGIQCMNNHRQLTMAWRMYVDDNEDQMPFASRNPSLPQLNRYAWVTGDLDFDPNNRSNWDVTQDIMKSPLWPFCGNSATLWKCPADRSTVTVNGTALARVRSMSMNMWMGGFAGYDGGLSGGDFRTLGGNPWRVYLKMSELQDPGPSQIFLFLDMREDSIDWGNFATDMRGYPDQPQKISFYDLPGSYHGRAGGLSFADGHSEIKRWQDDRTMPRLIEGGLIPDVFPSPNNKDILWFQAHATRRK; this is encoded by the coding sequence ATGATCTCCAGCACGACCACGTGGAAGGATGGTTCGGCGCGGCAAAATCGTCGACGTGCCTTCACCTTGGTTGAATTGCTGGTGGTGGTCGCCATTATTGGCATCCTGAGCGCGTTGCTGCTGCCGGCCCTTGGCTGGAGCAAACTCAAAGCCCAGGGCATTCAGTGCATGAACAATCACCGGCAGCTCACTATGGCGTGGCGCATGTACGTGGACGATAACGAGGACCAGATGCCCTTCGCCAGTCGTAATCCCAGCCTCCCGCAATTGAATCGGTACGCCTGGGTGACCGGCGACCTGGATTTTGATCCAAATAACCGTTCCAACTGGGACGTGACCCAGGACATCATGAAAAGCCCGCTCTGGCCTTTTTGCGGCAATTCTGCTACGCTCTGGAAGTGCCCAGCCGACCGATCCACCGTGACGGTCAACGGAACCGCCCTGGCGCGGGTACGCAGCATGTCGATGAACATGTGGATGGGTGGTTTTGCCGGTTATGACGGTGGACTCTCTGGGGGAGACTTTCGCACCTTGGGTGGCAACCCCTGGCGCGTCTATTTGAAAATGTCAGAATTGCAGGACCCGGGACCTTCTCAAATCTTCCTGTTTTTAGACATGCGGGAAGACAGCATCGATTGGGGCAACTTTGCCACCGACATGCGAGGTTATCCAGACCAACCGCAAAAGATCAGTTTTTATGATCTGCCCGGCAGCTATCACGGACGCGCCGGCGGTCTTTCCTTTGCGGACGGACATTCGGAGATTAAGCGCTGGCAGGATGACCGCACGATGCCGCGTTTGATCGAGGGTGGTTTGATTCCAGACGTTTTTCCATCCCCAAACAA